The Erythrolamprus reginae isolate rEryReg1 chromosome 5, rEryReg1.hap1, whole genome shotgun sequence genome window below encodes:
- the VDAC2 gene encoding voltage-dependent anion-selective channel protein 2 isoform X3, which yields MAIPPAYADLGKSARDIFNKGFGFGLVKLDVKTKSTSGVEFATSGSSNTDTGKVNGSLETKYKWAEYGVTFTEKWNTDNTLGTEMAIEDQIAKGLKLTFDTTFSPNTGKKSGKIKSAYKRECINLGCDVDFDFAGPAIHGSVVLGYEGWLAGYQMTFDSAKSKLTRNNFSVGYKTGDFQLHTNVNDGSEFGGSIYQKVSENIETAINLNWVSGTNSTRFGIAAKYQLDPTASISAKVNNASLIGVGYTQSLRPGVKLTLSALVDGKNINAGGHKLGLGLELEA from the exons GTTTTGGCCTGGTGAAATTGGATGTGAAAACTAAATCCACAAGCGGAGTG GAATTCGCAACATCGGGCTCATCAAACACAGATACAGGGAAAGTGAATGGAAGCTTGGAGACCAAATATAAGTGGGCTGAATACGGCGTGACTTTCACAGAAAAATGGAACACAGACAATACTCTGGGAACAGAAATGGCAATTGAAGACCAG ATTGCCAAAGGTTTGAAGTTAACATTTGATACAACTTTCTCGCCAAACACTGG AAAGAAAAGTGGCAAAATCAAATCCGCTTATAAGCGCGAATGCATAAACCTTGGTTGCGACGTTGACTTCGATTTTGCCGGACCCGCCATCCATGGTTCCGTTGTCTTGGGTTATGAGGGCTGGCTCGCTGGTTACCAGATGACTTTCGATAGTGCCAAATCCAAGTTGACAAGAAATAACTTCTCTGTGGGTTACAAGACGGGAGATTTCCAATTGCATACCAATGT CAATGATGGGTCAGAATTTGGTGGCTCCATTTACCAGAAGGTCAGCGAGAACATTGAAACTGCCATAAATCTTAACTGGGTATCTGGCACGAATAGCACTCGTTTTGGAATTGCAGCAAAATATCAGCTGGATCCTACTGCATCCATTTCC GCAAAAGTGAACAACGCTAGTCTAATTGGAGTCGGCTACACCCAGTCCCTGAGGCCAG GTGTAAAGCTCACGCTGTCTGCCCTGGTTGATGGGAAGAACATCAATGCCGGTGGACACAAACTTGGTCTTGGCCTGGAACTGGAGGCTTAA